From a single Streptomyces rubradiris genomic region:
- a CDS encoding VOC family protein, giving the protein MSVELNHTIVHARDNRESAAFLSHILDLEIGTEWGPFIPVATGNGVTLDFATIPAESIVMQHYAFLISEEEFDAAFARIRAAGITYWADPHGKQPGEINRHDGGRGVYFKDPAGHALEIITRPYGGVA; this is encoded by the coding sequence ATGTCAGTCGAGTTGAACCACACCATCGTGCACGCCCGGGACAACCGGGAGTCCGCCGCATTCCTGTCCCACATCCTGGATCTGGAGATCGGCACCGAGTGGGGCCCGTTCATCCCCGTCGCCACCGGCAACGGGGTGACGCTGGACTTCGCCACGATCCCGGCGGAGTCGATCGTCATGCAGCACTACGCCTTCCTGATCTCCGAGGAGGAGTTCGACGCGGCCTTCGCCCGCATCCGGGCGGCCGGGATCACCTACTGGGCCGATCCGCACGGCAAGCAGCCGGGCGAGATCAACCGGCACGACGGCGGCCGGGGCGTGTACTTCAAGGACCCCGCCGGACACGCCCTGGAGATCATCACGCGCCCGTACGGCGGCGTCGCGTAG
- a CDS encoding carbohydrate-binding protein → MHMRPAIACAGLLTGALVALTGTTAQAVTTRYEAESAPAVCTGTIDSDWTGYSGSGFCNATNASGAHAQFTVNAASAGTATVHIRFANGSATARPATVAVNGTTATTAGFEATGAWDSWVTKTLTVPVKAGANTVRLTPTTAGGLPNLDYLDADLATAATGSVLYVSPTGTDGAAGTESAPTTLTSAISRITPGGTIYLRGGTYRQSATVTIPADSDGTSAARTTLSAYPGEKPVLDFSAQTESPANRGIQLFADYWRLYGLTVQHAGDNGIYVGGSNNVVERVVTAHNRDTGLQLGRISSSTPSSQWPANNLIVSSESHDNADSDGEDADGFAAKLTTGTGNVFRYDVAHHNIDDGWDLYTKTDTGAIGPVTIEYSLSYGNGTLSDGTVNTNGDRNGYKLGGDDIPVDHVVRHSIAYKNGHHGFTYNSNPGTMTISGNVGVDNAERNFSFDKGTSVFRDNTSCRFAGGGSNDKTVGSADSSNQFWTGSNGSRCSSYAGALGWSFASDGHLVVTFGGSVVNP, encoded by the coding sequence ATGCACATGAGACCAGCCATCGCGTGCGCTGGGCTGCTGACCGGTGCGCTCGTCGCGCTGACCGGCACCACGGCCCAGGCCGTGACCACCCGGTACGAGGCCGAGAGCGCACCCGCGGTCTGCACCGGGACCATCGACTCCGACTGGACCGGCTACTCCGGCAGCGGATTCTGCAACGCCACCAACGCCTCCGGCGCCCATGCCCAGTTCACCGTGAACGCGGCGAGCGCCGGCACCGCGACCGTGCACATCCGCTTCGCCAACGGCTCCGCCACCGCCCGGCCCGCGACCGTCGCCGTCAACGGCACCACGGCCACCACCGCCGGCTTCGAGGCCACCGGCGCCTGGGACAGCTGGGTGACCAAGACGCTCACCGTGCCGGTCAAGGCGGGTGCCAACACCGTACGCCTCACCCCGACCACGGCCGGCGGCCTGCCCAACCTGGACTACCTCGACGCCGACCTGGCCACAGCGGCGACCGGCAGCGTGCTCTACGTGTCACCGACCGGCACCGACGGCGCGGCCGGCACCGAGTCGGCCCCGACCACGCTCACCTCGGCCATCAGCCGGATCACCCCCGGCGGCACCATCTACCTGCGCGGCGGGACCTACCGCCAGTCCGCCACGGTCACCATCCCGGCCGACAGCGACGGCACCTCCGCCGCCCGCACCACCCTGTCCGCCTACCCGGGCGAGAAGCCGGTCCTGGACTTTTCGGCGCAGACGGAGAGCCCGGCCAACCGGGGCATCCAGCTGTTCGCCGACTACTGGCGGCTGTACGGCCTCACGGTCCAGCACGCCGGTGACAACGGGATCTACGTCGGCGGCAGCAACAACGTCGTCGAGCGGGTGGTGACCGCCCACAACCGGGACACCGGGCTCCAGCTCGGCCGGATCTCCTCCAGCACCCCCAGCTCCCAGTGGCCGGCGAACAACCTGATCGTCAGCTCCGAGTCGCACGACAACGCCGACTCCGACGGCGAGGACGCCGACGGCTTCGCCGCCAAGCTGACCACCGGCACGGGGAACGTCTTCCGCTACGACGTCGCCCACCACAACATCGACGACGGCTGGGACCTGTACACCAAGACGGACACCGGCGCCATCGGCCCGGTGACCATCGAGTACTCCCTCTCCTACGGCAACGGCACGCTGAGCGACGGCACCGTCAACACCAACGGCGACCGCAACGGCTACAAGCTCGGCGGCGACGACATCCCCGTCGACCACGTCGTCCGGCACAGCATCGCCTACAAGAACGGCCACCACGGGTTCACCTACAACAGCAACCCGGGCACCATGACCATCTCCGGCAACGTCGGCGTCGACAACGCCGAGCGCAACTTCTCGTTCGACAAGGGCACGTCGGTGTTCCGCGACAACACCTCCTGCCGCTTCGCCGGCGGCGGCTCCAATGACAAGACGGTCGGCAGCGCCGACAGCTCCAACCAGTTCTGGACCGGCTCCAACGGCTCCCGCTGCTCCTCGTACGCGGGCGCCCTCGGCTGGTCCTTCGCCTCCGACGGCCACCTCGTGGTGACCTTCGGCGGCAGTGTCGTCAACCCGTAA
- the bla gene encoding class A beta-lactamase, with the protein MLRTGLGLTGAAMAATALSAPAVSATPGTAARTGRSGQPAESAELAGLERRYGARLGVYARNVRTGRTVVHRAGERFAMCSTFKAFAAAAVLRDHGDRAPLDRVVYYPPRDILPNSPRTEENLATGMTVAGLCAAAIQYSDNAAGNLLLRELGGPAGLTRFLRSLGDTVSRLDRWEPELNTAIPGDVRDTTTPEAIAGSLERLTLGRALRRADRERFTGWLKGNTTSAERFRKGLPSAWVVADKTGTGDYATANDIGVAWTTRGTPVVLAVLSDKSAPDAPVDQALIAEAAAVVARTLAPGE; encoded by the coding sequence CTGCTGCGGACCGGCCTCGGCCTCACCGGCGCCGCGATGGCCGCGACGGCGCTCTCCGCCCCCGCCGTCTCCGCCACCCCGGGCACCGCCGCGCGCACCGGTCGATCCGGGCAGCCGGCCGAGTCGGCGGAGCTGGCCGGACTGGAGCGGCGCTACGGCGCCCGGCTCGGCGTGTACGCGCGCAACGTCCGCACCGGGCGGACCGTGGTCCACCGGGCGGGGGAGCGGTTCGCGATGTGCTCGACGTTCAAGGCGTTCGCCGCGGCGGCGGTGCTGCGCGACCACGGCGACCGGGCTCCGCTGGACCGGGTGGTGTACTACCCGCCGCGTGACATCCTGCCCAACTCCCCGCGCACCGAGGAGAACCTGGCGACCGGCATGACCGTGGCCGGCCTGTGCGCGGCGGCGATCCAGTACAGCGACAACGCGGCCGGCAATCTGCTGCTCCGGGAGCTGGGCGGCCCGGCCGGGCTCACCCGTTTCCTCCGGTCGCTCGGCGACACGGTGAGCCGGCTCGACCGGTGGGAGCCGGAGCTGAACACCGCGATCCCCGGGGACGTGCGGGACACCACGACACCCGAGGCGATCGCCGGGAGCCTGGAGCGCCTCACCCTGGGCCGGGCCCTGCGCAGGGCCGACCGGGAGCGGTTCACCGGCTGGCTGAAGGGCAACACCACCAGCGCGGAGCGGTTCCGCAAGGGGCTGCCGTCCGCCTGGGTCGTGGCGGACAAGACCGGCACCGGGGACTACGCCACCGCCAACGACATCGGGGTGGCCTGGACGACCCGGGGGACCCCCGTGGTGCTGGCCGTCCTGTCGGACAAGAGCGCCCCCGACGCGCCGGTGGACCAGGCGCTGATCGCGGAGGCGGCGGCCGTCGTCGCCCGCACCCTGGCCCCGGGCGAGTAG
- a CDS encoding LysR family transcriptional regulator, with translation MDLLAHLEAYVATAEEAGFSRAADRLGIAQPLLSRRVKTLEEYFGGPLFDRSRRQIETTELGVLLLPYARDVLDRAQRLRQVARSARRSRVRAVGVPTDCAPAALARALRAGTEHGLTLGIRELPPLERASGLADGSLGYALVRTAPEQAAFRAPLGLASAPVPDAKAARRTLHLEELRPRRGRGAGRAAPPPLLLLTEDQVPYFEDRLARAAARAGLPEERIRPAGAAATALAETLAGHALLLCAEPFARQHGAHWTPLADRALHRGYDVRAAPDRDGTAAAPEWLATLLASAVGAVPHRGGPEPTAGHEDAPARLAARG, from the coding sequence GTGGATCTACTGGCACACCTGGAGGCGTACGTGGCGACGGCCGAGGAGGCGGGGTTCTCCCGGGCCGCCGACCGGCTCGGCATCGCCCAGCCGCTGCTGAGCCGCCGCGTCAAGACACTGGAGGAGTACTTCGGCGGCCCGCTGTTCGACCGGTCCCGGCGGCAGATCGAGACCACGGAACTGGGCGTGCTGCTGCTCCCCTACGCGCGGGACGTGCTGGACCGGGCGCAGCGACTGCGGCAGGTCGCCCGCTCGGCCCGGCGCTCGCGGGTGCGCGCCGTCGGCGTCCCCACGGACTGCGCCCCGGCCGCGCTGGCCCGTGCCCTGCGCGCCGGCACCGAGCACGGACTCACCCTCGGCATCCGGGAACTGCCGCCCCTGGAGCGGGCGTCGGGGCTGGCGGACGGTTCGCTCGGGTACGCGCTGGTACGCACCGCTCCGGAACAGGCAGCGTTCCGGGCGCCGTTGGGGCTGGCGTCCGCACCGGTGCCGGACGCCAAGGCCGCGCGCCGCACGCTGCACCTGGAGGAGCTGCGACCCCGCCGCGGCCGGGGCGCCGGACGTGCCGCTCCCCCGCCCTTGTTGCTGCTGACGGAGGATCAAGTGCCGTACTTCGAAGACCGTTTGGCGCGGGCTGCCGCGCGTGCCGGGCTGCCCGAGGAGCGGATCCGGCCGGCCGGAGCGGCGGCCACCGCGCTCGCCGAGACCCTGGCCGGGCACGCGCTGCTGCTGTGCGCCGAACCGTTCGCCCGGCAGCACGGCGCCCACTGGACACCGCTGGCCGACCGTGCCCTGCACCGGGGCTACGACGTGCGCGCCGCCCCGGACCGGGACGGCACGGCGGCCGCACCGGAATGGCTGGCCACGCTGCTCGCCTCGGCGGTGGGCGCCGTGCCCCACCGGGGTGGGCCGGAGCCGACGGCCGGCCACGAGGACGCCCCCGCGCGGCTGGCGGCACGCGGATGA
- a CDS encoding serine hydrolase: MSAAPHHPVYTGGDTALSAVAEAIAADWAALGVRGSFLARNLDTGEQLGFDADEPVPLASVAKVPLALAVLDRIAAGELDPARPVTVNPRTSSVGPTGLAAFRHPATVAVGDLLLLMLSVSDNAAADALFDLVPVAETDARLRAWGCDGIRVRHRMNHLYECAAGAAGNDFSLALELAVRDEGTGRHTIETLDPAHANAGTAAALVGLLQRVWRDEIATPAATAELRRLMGHQVFTQRLAAELRADTLRWSGKTGTFLHLRHEIGVVEADSGDRVAMAALTRATRRAGLAPDVDLAIGAAGRDAFEALRSY, from the coding sequence ATGAGCGCGGCGCCGCACCACCCGGTGTACACCGGCGGCGACACGGCCCTGTCGGCCGTCGCCGAGGCCATCGCCGCGGACTGGGCGGCGCTGGGCGTCCGCGGCTCCTTCCTCGCCCGCAACCTCGACACCGGGGAGCAGCTCGGCTTCGACGCGGACGAGCCGGTGCCGCTGGCGTCGGTGGCCAAGGTCCCGCTCGCCCTGGCCGTGCTGGACCGGATCGCGGCCGGGGAGCTGGACCCGGCCCGCCCGGTGACGGTGAATCCCCGTACCAGCAGCGTCGGCCCCACCGGGCTCGCCGCCTTCCGGCACCCGGCCACGGTGGCCGTCGGCGACCTGCTCCTGCTGATGCTGTCGGTGAGCGACAACGCCGCCGCGGACGCCCTGTTCGACCTGGTGCCGGTGGCGGAGACCGACGCGCGGCTGCGTGCCTGGGGGTGCGACGGCATCCGGGTGCGGCACCGGATGAACCACCTGTACGAGTGCGCGGCCGGCGCCGCCGGGAACGACTTCTCCCTCGCCCTGGAACTGGCCGTCCGGGACGAGGGGACGGGCCGGCACACCATCGAGACCCTGGACCCGGCGCACGCCAACGCGGGCACGGCCGCGGCGCTGGTCGGCCTGCTCCAGCGGGTGTGGCGCGACGAGATCGCCACGCCTGCCGCGACGGCCGAGCTGCGCCGGCTGATGGGGCACCAGGTCTTCACCCAGCGGCTGGCGGCCGAACTGCGCGCGGACACACTGCGGTGGAGCGGCAAGACCGGCACGTTCCTGCACCTGCGGCACGAGATCGGGGTCGTCGAGGCGGACTCCGGCGACCGGGTGGCCATGGCGGCACTCACCCGCGCGACCCGCCGCGCGGGACTCGCACCGGACGTCGACCTGGCGATCGGAGCGGCGGGCCGGGACGCGTTCGAGGCCTTGCGGAGCTACTGA
- a CDS encoding GNAT family N-acetyltransferase produces the protein MAGSHHDKHVFPELKTNVSGLTLCVLTAEQADEYYALIDRNRAHLTQHGDYQALAASDYKRAHAELLNDPSPSLRCGVLLHSALVGRVDLVAVNPPKYGFGYWLDHEATGHGYATAACRALIEYGATMLGATDVFAGVTHGNGKSSAVLIRLGFKVAEVFETYTRYHRALVASPCAYPA, from the coding sequence ATGGCCGGTAGTCATCACGACAAGCACGTCTTTCCCGAACTCAAAACCAACGTCTCCGGATTGACGTTGTGTGTACTCACTGCTGAGCAAGCCGATGAATATTACGCGCTCATCGACCGAAATCGCGCACACCTCACCCAGCACGGCGACTACCAGGCGCTGGCCGCATCGGACTACAAGAGGGCACATGCCGAGCTGCTCAACGACCCCAGCCCGTCCCTCCGCTGCGGCGTCCTCCTTCACAGCGCCCTCGTCGGCCGCGTTGACCTTGTGGCCGTCAACCCACCCAAATACGGCTTCGGATACTGGCTCGACCACGAGGCAACGGGACATGGATACGCCACTGCAGCCTGCCGTGCGCTGATCGAGTACGGAGCCACTATGTTGGGCGCCACCGACGTGTTCGCGGGCGTCACCCACGGAAATGGGAAGAGTAGCGCCGTGCTGATCCGGCTCGGCTTCAAGGTCGCCGAGGTCTTCGAGACCTACACCCGCTACCACCGGGCCCTCGTCGCCTCACCCTGCGCATATCCTGCGTAA
- a CDS encoding DUF6086 family protein, giving the protein MSFLFEAGDETLWEAGYVSGRMYFALAQGVADHLRVSPGLTGGTPRGDCQVDVSAFRSFVEHLYREYSSTQSVVLHDLLRGMLITSLIMLERAGAPITLEPEHEEAFQQEKAVLARAMG; this is encoded by the coding sequence ATGAGTTTCCTGTTTGAAGCCGGTGACGAAACGCTTTGGGAAGCAGGGTACGTCAGCGGGCGAATGTATTTCGCTCTCGCTCAGGGAGTCGCCGACCACCTTCGTGTGTCACCCGGCCTGACGGGAGGAACGCCACGTGGAGACTGCCAGGTGGATGTGTCTGCGTTCCGGTCATTCGTCGAGCATCTGTACCGAGAATACTCGTCGACGCAGAGTGTCGTGCTTCATGACCTCCTGCGTGGCATGCTCATCACCTCGCTGATCATGCTTGAGCGGGCAGGGGCCCCCATCACGCTGGAGCCCGAGCATGAAGAGGCCTTCCAACAGGAGAAGGCTGTCCTCGCTCGGGCCATGGGATAG
- a CDS encoding IS5 family transposase (programmed frameshift) produces MTAALVERMAPDDLWTLFQRVVPPAPVRPQGGGHRRRGDREVLAAIIFVATSGCTWNQLPPGFGLSGVTAFRRFTEWTEARVWAKLHRLVLDELGARGELDWSRCAIDSVSVRALKGQLTGPNPTDRGKKGSKIHLIVDRQGLPLSIGISAANLHDSQALIPLVRGIPPIRSSRGPRRRRPGKLHGDKGYDYRHLRQWLASRGIRHRLARKGIESSRHLGRHRWVVERTVSWLSGCRRLHRRYERKPEHFLAFTAIAATLICHRRLTK; encoded by the exons ATGACTGCTGCGCTTGTCGAGCGGATGGCACCGGATGACCTGTGGACGTTGTTCCAGCGGGTGGTGCCACCAGCGCCGGTTCGCCCGCAGGGTGGAGGGCATCGTCGGCGAGGGGACCGCGAGGTGCTGGCCGCGATCATCTTCGTGGCCACCTCGGGCTGCACCTGGAACCAGTTACCACCGGGATTCGGCCTGTCGGGCGTGACGGCCTTCCGGCGGTTCACCGAATGGACCGAGGCCCGGGTGTGGGCCAAGCTCCACCGCCTGGTCCTGGACGAACTCGGTGCCCGGGGCGAGCTGGACTGGTCGCGGTGCGCAATCGACTCCGTCAGCGTCCGGGCCCTCAAA GGGCAGCTGACGGGACCGAATCCGACCGACCGCGGCAAGAAGGGATCGAAAATCCACCTCATCGTCGACCGCCAGGGCCTGCCCCTGTCGATCGGCATCTCCGCCGCCAACCTCCACGACAGCCAGGCCCTCATCCCACTGGTCCGCGGCATCCCGCCCATCCGCTCCAGCCGCGGCCCACGGCGCAGGCGGCCCGGCAAACTGCACGGTGACAAGGGCTACGACTACCGTCACCTGCGGCAATGGCTCGCATCCCGTGGCATCCGGCATCGTCTTGCCCGCAAGGGAATCGAGTCCTCCCGGCACCTGGGCCGGCACCGCTGGGTGGTGGAGCGGACCGTGTCCTGGCTGTCTGGCTGCCGCCGTCTGCACCGCCGCTACGAACGCAAGCCAGAACACTTCCTCGCCTTCACCGCCATCGCCGCGACCCTCATATGCCACCGCAGACTGACCAAGTGA
- a CDS encoding S1 family peptidase — MAATLAVGCLTTTASAATGDAASGSLAFTARLQIGDNLRACSGVLIAPQWLATSANCFTDDPGTGQVATGKPKWKTLATIGRTDLTTTGGQVREVVELVPRNDRDMVMARLVSPTTGIVPVPLATTAPTVGEELTIAGFGRSKSDWVPNQLHTAVLTVESVTGTTLALDGKTEADSICADDSGGPVLRQKNGRYELVALGSRSWQGGCWGADPAETRNNALSPRLDNITGGNTLTAGTVLTAGDSLTSNATRLTLQDDGNSRPDANSRACDSALGRPAGWRFRRLAGRRRPCDSRPWAAAVTTSPQSAAPVGVLSSRCV, encoded by the coding sequence ATGGCCGCGACGCTGGCCGTTGGCTGCCTCACCACCACGGCGTCGGCCGCCACCGGTGACGCCGCCAGCGGTTCCTTGGCCTTCACCGCCCGATTACAGATAGGCGACAACCTGCGTGCCTGCTCCGGTGTACTGATCGCTCCGCAGTGGCTGGCCACCTCTGCCAACTGCTTCACCGACGACCCAGGAACCGGCCAAGTCGCCACAGGGAAGCCCAAGTGGAAGACCTTGGCGACCATCGGCCGCACCGACCTCACCACCACCGGCGGCCAAGTCCGGGAAGTGGTCGAACTTGTTCCCCGTAACGACCGGGACATGGTCATGGCACGCCTGGTCTCACCGACCACCGGCATCGTCCCCGTCCCGCTTGCCACGACCGCACCGACCGTCGGTGAGGAACTGACCATCGCGGGCTTCGGGCGGAGCAAGTCCGACTGGGTGCCGAACCAGCTGCACACCGCGGTCCTCACCGTGGAGTCCGTCACCGGCACCACGCTTGCCCTCGACGGGAAGACGGAGGCGGACTCGATTTGTGCCGACGACAGCGGCGGACCCGTTCTCCGACAGAAGAACGGCAGATACGAACTGGTCGCGCTCGGCAGCCGGTCATGGCAAGGAGGCTGCTGGGGAGCCGACCCAGCCGAGACCCGTAACAACGCCCTCTCTCCCCGGCTGGACAACATCACAGGAGGCAACACCCTCACCGCCGGAACCGTGTTGACCGCCGGGGACAGCCTGACCTCGAACGCCACCCGCCTGACCCTGCAGGACGACGGCAATTCCAGGCCGGACGCCAACAGCCGGGCATGCGACAGTGCCCTGGGCAGGCCGGCGGGTTGGCGGTTCCGGCGGTTGGCGGGCCGGAGGCGTCCGTGCGACAGCAGACCGTGGGCGGCGGCGGTGACCACGAGCCCACAATCTGCCGCACCTGTCGGGGTACTGTCGAGTCGATGCGTGTGA
- a CDS encoding response regulator encodes MTHTPATEARTPVRILVCDDHAVVRAGLLALLHSAPDIEVVGEAGSGEEALALARKTTPDVVLMDLQLGEGIDGVETTRRLRAEPAAPHVLVLTTYDTDADVTRAVEAGATGYLLKAERAEDLFTAIHAAAQGRPALSPPVADRVMSRLRNPRPALTPRERDILAHLSRGLSNHAIARALYISEATVKTHLRRVYDKLGVDTRAGAVAVAKEQRLLS; translated from the coding sequence ATGACCCACACTCCCGCGACGGAGGCCCGGACCCCGGTGCGCATCCTCGTCTGCGACGACCACGCCGTCGTCCGCGCCGGACTGCTGGCGCTGCTGCACAGCGCCCCGGACATCGAGGTCGTCGGCGAGGCGGGCAGCGGCGAGGAGGCGCTCGCCCTGGCCCGCAAGACGACCCCGGACGTCGTCCTGATGGACCTGCAACTGGGCGAGGGCATCGACGGCGTCGAGACCACCCGCCGGCTGCGCGCCGAGCCGGCCGCCCCGCACGTCCTGGTCCTCACCACGTACGACACCGACGCCGACGTCACCCGTGCCGTCGAGGCCGGCGCCACCGGCTATCTGCTGAAGGCGGAGCGCGCGGAGGACCTGTTCACGGCCATCCACGCGGCGGCCCAGGGCCGCCCGGCGCTCTCGCCCCCGGTCGCCGACCGCGTGATGTCCCGCCTGCGCAACCCCCGCCCCGCCCTCACCCCCCGGGAACGGGACATCCTCGCCCACCTCTCCCGGGGCCTGTCCAACCACGCCATCGCCCGCGCCCTCTACATCAGCGAGGCCACCGTCAAGACCCATCTGCGGCGCGTCTACGACAAGCTCGGCGTGGACACCCGGGCGGGCGCGGTGGCGGTGGCGAAGGAACAACGCCTGCTGTCCTGA
- a CDS encoding sensor histidine kinase, producing MHTAFFVLLSASVARYLARHAGGPHTPWVIALSVLLAVLYVLGPALGTRPAPRRLAWLGLVVAAWVLLVVLAPSFAWCAVPLFYTGLRTLPPRAAIPLVALLTALAVAAQLSLAGWPDPNVLLAPPAVAAVATTVFVVMQRQAARRDALIADLVRTRRELAATERREGTLAERERLAREIHDTLAQGLSSQRMLLQAADRLWDSAPGTARDHVRTAAAIAERSLAEARRFVHDLTPADLAEGGGLLRALHAVAERETTPDLTVRVHTEGSPPDPLPAPVESALLRIAQGALANVREHAAATSATLTLTCLDDQIVLDVTDDGRGFDPNASADPASAAGRRGHGLPAIRARLRQLGGTLTIESAPGEGTALSAAIPLEPR from the coding sequence ATGCACACGGCGTTCTTCGTGCTGCTGTCCGCGTCCGTCGCCCGCTACCTGGCCCGGCACGCCGGGGGACCGCACACCCCCTGGGTGATCGCCCTGTCCGTGCTGCTGGCGGTGCTCTACGTCCTCGGCCCCGCCCTCGGCACCCGCCCCGCACCGCGCCGGCTGGCCTGGCTCGGCCTGGTCGTGGCGGCCTGGGTGCTGCTCGTCGTCCTGGCCCCGAGCTTCGCCTGGTGCGCGGTCCCGCTCTTCTACACCGGTCTGCGCACGCTTCCGCCGCGCGCCGCCATCCCCCTGGTCGCGCTGCTGACCGCGCTCGCGGTGGCCGCCCAGCTCAGCCTGGCGGGCTGGCCCGACCCGAACGTGCTGCTGGCCCCGCCCGCGGTGGCCGCCGTGGCCACCACCGTGTTCGTCGTCATGCAGCGCCAGGCGGCCCGCCGGGACGCCCTGATCGCCGACCTGGTCCGCACTCGGCGCGAACTGGCCGCCACCGAGCGCCGCGAGGGCACCCTCGCCGAACGCGAACGGCTCGCCCGGGAGATCCACGACACCCTCGCCCAGGGCCTGTCCAGCCAGCGCATGCTGCTCCAGGCGGCCGACCGCCTGTGGGACAGCGCCCCCGGCACGGCCCGCGACCACGTCCGCACGGCGGCGGCCATTGCCGAGCGCAGCCTCGCCGAGGCCCGCCGCTTCGTGCACGACCTGACCCCCGCCGACCTCGCCGAGGGCGGCGGCCTGCTCCGGGCCCTGCACGCCGTCGCCGAGCGCGAGACGACACCCGATCTCACCGTCCGCGTGCACACCGAGGGCAGCCCGCCCGACCCGCTGCCCGCGCCCGTGGAGTCCGCCCTGCTGCGCATCGCCCAGGGCGCCCTCGCCAACGTCCGCGAACACGCGGCGGCCACCAGTGCCACCCTCACCCTGACCTGCCTGGACGACCAGATCGTGCTGGACGTGACCGACGACGGCCGCGGCTTCGACCCGAACGCCTCGGCAGACCCCGCGTCCGCCGCCGGGCGGCGCGGCCACGGCCTGCCCGCCATCCGTGCCCGCCTGCGCCAGCTGGGCGGCACCCTCACCATCGAGTCGGCACCGGGCGAGGGTACGGCCCTGTCGGCGGCGATCCCGTTGGAGCCGAGATGA
- a CDS encoding GlcG/HbpS family heme-binding protein: MPSRKKTSGRNRVLVGGAALAVVGAGVVGTVAANAADSTDAVPAAAPVAARGGELTQSTHLSVDAATKAARAALDAAEKDGRQVSVAVVDRNGNTVVTLRGDGAGPQSYESAERKAYTAVSWNAPTSELAKRLAQAPNLKDIPGTLFLAGGAPVTAKGAPVAGIGVAGAPSGDLDERYAQAGAAALGR, encoded by the coding sequence ATGCCCAGTCGCAAGAAGACGTCCGGCCGCAACCGCGTCCTGGTGGGCGGTGCCGCCCTGGCCGTCGTCGGGGCCGGTGTCGTCGGCACGGTCGCCGCCAACGCCGCCGACTCCACCGACGCCGTGCCCGCCGCCGCGCCGGTGGCGGCCCGCGGCGGCGAGCTGACGCAGAGCACGCACCTGTCCGTGGACGCGGCCACCAAGGCGGCGCGCGCCGCGCTGGACGCGGCCGAGAAGGACGGCCGGCAGGTGTCCGTGGCCGTCGTCGACCGCAACGGCAACACCGTGGTCACCCTGCGCGGGGACGGCGCGGGCCCGCAGTCGTACGAGTCCGCGGAGCGCAAGGCGTACACCGCGGTCTCCTGGAACGCGCCGACCTCGGAGCTGGCCAAGCGGCTGGCGCAGGCACCGAACCTGAAGGACATCCCGGGCACGCTGTTCCTCGCGGGCGGCGCGCCGGTGACCGCCAAGGGCGCCCCGGTCGCGGGCATCGGCGTCGCGGGCGCCCCGTCGGGCGACCTGGACGAGCGGTACGCGCAGGCGGGCGCGGCGGCCCTCGGCCGCTGA